A genomic segment from Perognathus longimembris pacificus isolate PPM17 chromosome 15, ASM2315922v1, whole genome shotgun sequence encodes:
- the Mc4r gene encoding melanocortin receptor 4: MNSSHAAGMHTSLHLWNHSAYRGGHSNASQALGTGYSDGGCYEQLFVSPEVFVTLGVISLLENILVIVAIAKNKNLHSPMYFFICSLAVADMLVSVSNGSETIVITLLNSTDTDAQSFTVNIDNVIDSVICSSLLASICSLLSIAVDRYFTIFYALQYHNIMTVKRVGIIISCIWAACTVSGVLFIIYSDSSAVIICLITMFFTMLVLMASLYVHMFLMARLHIKRIAVLPGTGAIRQGANMKGAITLTILIGVFVVCWAPFFLHLIFYISCPQNPYCVCFMSHFNLYLILIMCNAIIDPLIYALRSQELRKTFKEIICWYPLGGLCDLSNRY, encoded by the coding sequence ATGAACTCGAGCCACGCCGCCGGCATGCACACCTCGCTCCACCTCTGGAACCACAGCGCCTACCGAGGAGGGCACAGCAACgccagccaggccctgggcacCGGCTACTCGGATGGAGGATGCTACGAGCAACTTTTTGTGTCCCCCGAGGTGTTCGTGACTCTGGGTGTGATCAGCTTGTTGGAGAACATTCTAGTCATCGTGGCCATCGCCAAGAACAAGAACCTGCACTCGCCCATGTACTTCTTCATCTGCAGCCTGGCGGTGGCCGACATGCTGGTGAGCGTCTCCAATGGGTCGGAAACCATCGTCATCACCCTGCTGAACAGCACCGACACGGACGCGCAGAGCTTCACGGTGAACATCGACAATGTCATTGACTCGGTGATCTGTAGCTCCTTGCTGGCCTCCATTTGCAGCCTGCTTTCCATCGCGGTGGACAGGTATTTCACTATCTTTTATGCCCTGCAGTACCATAACATCATGACGGTTAAGCGGGTGGGCATCATTATAAGTTGCATCTGGGCAGCTTGCACCGTGTCGGGGGTTTTGTTCATCATTTACTCCGACAGCAGTGCTGTCATCATCTGCCTCATCACCATGTTCTTCACCATGCTGGTTCTCATGGCCTCGCTCTATGTCCACATGTTCTTGATGGCCAGGCTTCACATTAAGAGGATCGCAGTGCTTCCGGGCACGGGTGCCATCCGCCAGGGCGCCAACATGAAAGGCGCAATTACCCTGACCATCCTGATTGGCGTCTTTGTGGTCTGCTGGgctcccttcttcctccacttAATATTCTACATCTCTTGTCCCCAGAACCCATACTGTGTGTGTTTCATGTCTCACTTTAACTTGTATCTCATATTGATCATGTGCAATGCTATCATTGATCCTCTCATCTATGCACTGCGGAGTCAAGAACTGAGGAAAACCTTCAAAGAGATCATCTGTTGGTATCCCCTGGGTGGCCTCTGTGACTTGTCTAACCGATACTAA